One genomic segment of Alphaproteobacteria bacterium HT1-32 includes these proteins:
- a CDS encoding LysR family transcriptional regulator, producing MSERLQGVEVFVEVVRAGSFTAAADRLGLSKSAASKQITALEDRLGARLLNRTTRRLSLTEVGRAYYDRCAAVLDDILAAEQAVTELSDTPRGTLRLNAPMSFGIRHLAPAVAEFQGLHPELRVDVTLNDRRVDVVDEGYDLAIRIADLPDSSLIARKLATCRRVTCASPEYLAQCGRPNRPEELTRHRMLSYSYISNPREFRFQENGRPLTVTTDPVVTANNGDFLTSIATAGLGILLTPSFIVGDAIRAGRLVPILPDFEADPIAIYAIYPHSRHLSAKVRLFIDHLAHCFRDPPPWDEGVG from the coding sequence ATGAGTGAGCGGCTGCAAGGTGTTGAGGTTTTTGTCGAGGTGGTTCGGGCGGGCAGTTTCACGGCTGCGGCTGACCGGCTTGGTCTGTCGAAATCTGCGGCCAGCAAGCAGATCACGGCGCTGGAAGACCGGCTCGGTGCACGTCTGCTGAACCGGACCACGCGACGGCTCAGCCTGACGGAGGTTGGCCGCGCCTATTATGACCGTTGTGCCGCTGTGCTCGACGATATCCTTGCCGCAGAACAGGCTGTCACTGAACTGTCGGATACCCCGCGAGGGACGCTGCGTCTGAATGCCCCGATGTCGTTCGGTATCCGGCATCTGGCGCCGGCGGTGGCAGAGTTTCAGGGCCTGCATCCGGAATTGCGGGTCGATGTTACGCTGAATGACCGGCGGGTTGATGTGGTTGATGAGGGGTATGATCTTGCGATCCGGATTGCGGATCTGCCGGATTCCAGTCTGATCGCGCGAAAACTGGCGACCTGTCGGCGGGTAACCTGCGCCAGCCCGGAATATCTTGCTCAGTGTGGCCGCCCGAACCGGCCGGAGGAACTGACCCGTCACCGGATGCTGAGTTACAGCTATATCTCAAACCCGCGTGAGTTCCGGTTTCAGGAAAATGGCCGGCCCCTGACGGTAACCACGGACCCGGTGGTGACCGCCAACAATGGCGATTTCCTGACCAGCATCGCAACCGCCGGTCTGGGTATTCTGCTGACCCCGTCCTTTATTGTCGGTGATGCCATCCGCGCCGGACGACTGGTCCCGATTCTGCCGGATTTCGAGGCTGATCCGATCGCGATCTACGCCATCTATCCGCATTCCCGACACCTCTCGGCCAAGGTCCGCCTCTTCATCGATCACCTCGCCCACTGCTTCCGCGACCCGCCGCCATGGGATGAGGGGGTGGGCTAG
- the wrbA gene encoding NAD(P)H:quinone oxidoreductase, producing the protein MTKVLVLYYSSYGHIETMASAIAEGAAGVDGVTVDIKRVPELVPEEAARNAHFKLDQKADIAMPAELENYDAVIFGTPTRFGNMASQMRNFLDQTGGLWAAGKLVGKVGSVFTSTGTGGGNETTIQSFHTTLFHHGFVVVGLPYAIPETTDISEFRGGSPLGAATIAGPDGSRQPSETELTMARFQGKHVASIAAKLKA; encoded by the coding sequence ATGACCAAGGTACTGGTGCTTTATTATTCAAGTTACGGCCATATCGAAACCATGGCATCGGCCATCGCAGAAGGTGCCGCCGGGGTCGACGGCGTAACGGTCGATATCAAGCGGGTTCCGGAACTGGTGCCGGAAGAAGCCGCCAGGAATGCGCATTTCAAACTGGACCAGAAAGCAGACATCGCCATGCCTGCGGAGCTGGAAAACTATGATGCGGTCATCTTTGGCACGCCAACCCGGTTCGGAAACATGGCATCCCAGATGCGCAACTTCCTCGATCAGACAGGTGGTCTTTGGGCTGCGGGCAAGCTCGTCGGCAAAGTCGGCAGCGTCTTCACCTCCACCGGTACGGGTGGCGGCAACGAAACGACCATCCAGTCGTTCCACACCACCCTGTTTCATCACGGCTTTGTTGTCGTCGGACTGCCCTATGCCATTCCGGAAACAACGGATATTAGTGAATTCCGGGGTGGCTCACCGCTCGGCGCGGCAACAATCGCCGGTCCGGATGGCAGCCGTCAGCCATCAGAAACCGAACTGACGATGGCCCGGTTCCAGGGCAAGCATGTCGCCTCGATAGCCGCTAAGCTGAAGGCCTGA
- a CDS encoding glutathione S-transferase family protein — MGQLVNGVWQDVWYDTKKTGGKFVRSESAFRNRIGDPGFEPEAGRYHLYVSMACPWAHRVLIMRQLKGLTDDISLSKVDALMLSEGWTLSEGEDPLHGARRLHQVYTAAKPDYTGRVTVPVLWDRRQGTIVNNESAELIRMLDNWRGAPEYYPEDLRAEIDAVNERVYNTVNNGVYKSGFATTQEAYEDAFDALFDSLDWLESLLDQRRYVAGDRITEADWRLFTTLIRFDPVYHNHFKCNLRKLREYENLWNYMLELAQQPGIADTIDFATIKKHYYGSHETVNPTGIVPKGPAIDLTQPHNRNRIPV, encoded by the coding sequence ATGGGACAGCTGGTGAACGGCGTCTGGCAGGATGTCTGGTACGATACGAAGAAGACCGGCGGCAAATTTGTCCGCTCGGAATCCGCATTCCGCAACCGGATCGGTGATCCGGGGTTCGAGCCGGAAGCCGGACGTTATCACCTCTATGTCTCCATGGCCTGTCCCTGGGCACACCGGGTGCTGATCATGCGACAGCTGAAGGGACTGACAGACGATATCAGCCTGTCGAAGGTTGATGCGCTGATGCTGTCCGAAGGCTGGACCCTGAGCGAAGGGGAAGACCCACTGCATGGTGCCCGTCGCCTGCATCAGGTCTATACTGCGGCAAAGCCGGATTACACAGGACGGGTCACCGTGCCCGTTCTGTGGGACCGCAGACAGGGCACCATCGTCAATAACGAGTCTGCGGAACTGATCCGCATGCTCGATAACTGGCGGGGAGCGCCGGAATATTATCCGGAAGACCTGCGGGCTGAAATCGATGCGGTGAACGAGCGCGTCTACAATACGGTCAATAACGGCGTCTACAAAAGCGGCTTCGCCACGACACAGGAAGCCTATGAGGATGCCTTCGATGCACTGTTCGACAGTCTGGACTGGCTGGAGAGCCTGCTCGACCAGCGTCGCTATGTTGCCGGAGACCGGATCACCGAAGCGGACTGGCGGCTGTTTACCACCCTGATCCGCTTCGACCCGGTTTATCATAACCATTTCAAATGCAACCTGCGGAAGCTGCGGGAATACGAAAATCTCTGGAACTACATGCTGGAACTCGCCCAGCAGCCGGGGATCGCCGACACCATCGATTTTGCGACGATCAAGAAGCATTATTACGGCAGCCACGAGACGGTGAACCCGACAGGGATTGTGCCGAAAGGACCTGCCATTGACCTCACACAACCACATAACCGAAACCGGATTCCGGTTTAG
- a CDS encoding helix-turn-helix domain-containing protein: MTTNRIAAIGMMVGDPARASILAALMDGRALTAGELATVAGVTAQTASGHLSRLTQNGLLAVEKQGRHRYFRLAGPDIARMLEGVMQIASSEAPAKTRQLSTGPRDASMRRARTCYDHFAGKLGVAIATRLVDLGYVEFESESGIVTEAGMQALTSMGISLAAQASKKKGARPVCRPCLDWSERVPHVAGHLGAVICRHYFDQGYVRRLNNSRALEITPPGQQALRRMFNIPAL; this comes from the coding sequence ATGACCACCAACCGTATTGCCGCAATCGGCATGATGGTCGGCGATCCGGCACGGGCGTCGATTCTGGCGGCGCTGATGGATGGGCGGGCACTGACTGCCGGAGAACTGGCGACGGTTGCCGGTGTCACGGCACAGACTGCGAGTGGTCACCTGTCACGTCTGACGCAAAATGGGTTGCTGGCGGTAGAGAAACAGGGCCGCCATCGTTACTTCCGTCTCGCCGGGCCGGATATCGCCCGGATGCTGGAAGGGGTCATGCAGATTGCTTCATCTGAAGCCCCGGCAAAGACCCGGCAACTGTCGACCGGGCCGCGGGATGCCTCAATGCGCCGGGCGCGGACCTGTTACGACCATTTTGCCGGAAAGCTGGGGGTGGCGATTGCAACCCGTCTGGTCGATCTGGGCTATGTCGAGTTTGAGAGTGAGTCCGGGATTGTGACAGAAGCCGGCATGCAGGCGCTGACCAGCATGGGGATTAGTCTTGCGGCGCAGGCAAGCAAGAAAAAGGGTGCCCGACCTGTCTGCCGTCCCTGTCTGGACTGGAGCGAGCGGGTGCCGCATGTCGCGGGACATCTCGGGGCCGTTATATGCCGTCACTATTTCGATCAGGGTTATGTCCGGCGGCTGAACAACAGCCGGGCACTGGAGATTACGCCGCCCGGCCAGCAGGCGTTGCGCCGGATGTTCAATATTCCGGCACTCTGA
- a CDS encoding MFS transporter, protein MTSFFGRRVVFSAFVLAILGWGIGFYGPPVFLHAVIERTGWPLVWVSAAVTLHFLVGAIIVANLPRLYRRFSLPVITTGGAALLAAGLFGWALAGQPWQLVLAALATGAGWVTMGAAAINAIIAPWYNRRRPWALSTAYNGASIGGVILSPLWVLLIDHYGFPAAATVIGLTAVLIVGIMSLLVFRIRPAVIGQFPDGDTEAAASAGAPTPISAPLRLTRDPRFLTLAAGMALGLFAQIGMVAHLFSVLAPAIGAQAAGFAMGLATACAIAGRSIAVRVLATGLSRRTVAAGSYGVQIAGSLLFFLSGDSTGLAICGVVLFGAGIGNATSLPPLIAQSEFPAAEVQRVVSLIVATGQACYAFAPAIYGLIRTIGTNGDGLFFLAVGGVQIIALCCFLSRGQRAAAPQPG, encoded by the coding sequence ATGACCTCGTTCTTTGGCCGCCGGGTCGTCTTCTCAGCTTTCGTCCTCGCCATTCTGGGCTGGGGAATCGGATTTTACGGACCACCGGTTTTTCTTCATGCGGTTATTGAACGCACGGGCTGGCCACTGGTCTGGGTATCTGCCGCCGTCACCCTGCATTTCCTTGTCGGCGCCATTATCGTCGCAAACCTGCCTCGCCTCTATCGCAGGTTCAGCCTGCCTGTCATCACCACCGGAGGGGCTGCCCTGCTGGCCGCCGGGCTGTTCGGCTGGGCGCTGGCGGGCCAGCCCTGGCAACTGGTTCTGGCGGCCCTGGCCACCGGCGCCGGGTGGGTCACCATGGGGGCGGCGGCGATTAACGCCATCATCGCACCATGGTATAACCGACGACGCCCATGGGCACTGTCCACTGCCTATAACGGGGCGAGTATTGGCGGCGTCATTCTGTCACCACTCTGGGTGTTGCTGATCGATCACTACGGCTTTCCTGCTGCTGCCACGGTCATTGGCCTGACGGCAGTCCTGATCGTCGGCATCATGAGCCTGCTGGTCTTCAGAATCCGGCCCGCGGTGATCGGCCAGTTCCCGGACGGGGATACTGAAGCTGCTGCCTCTGCCGGTGCACCCACCCCGATATCTGCCCCCCTTCGGCTGACACGCGATCCGCGATTTCTGACACTTGCTGCCGGCATGGCCCTCGGCCTGTTTGCCCAGATCGGCATGGTCGCCCATCTGTTCAGCGTACTGGCCCCTGCCATCGGTGCACAGGCAGCCGGTTTCGCAATGGGACTGGCCACAGCCTGTGCCATCGCCGGACGCAGCATTGCCGTGCGGGTACTGGCCACCGGCCTGTCCCGCAGAACCGTCGCCGCCGGAAGCTACGGCGTACAGATTGCGGGCTCCCTGCTGTTTTTTCTGTCGGGCGACAGCACCGGGCTGGCCATCTGTGGCGTGGTCCTGTTCGGGGCAGGCATCGGCAACGCCACCTCCCTGCCACCGCTGATCGCCCAGTCCGAATTCCCGGCTGCCGAGGTGCAGAGGGTGGTCTCGCTGATCGTCGCTACGGGGCAGGCCTGTTATGCCTTCGCCCCGGCGATCTATGGCCTGATCCGAACCATCGGAACGAACGGCGACGGCCTGTTCTTTCTGGCGGTCGGCGGGGTGCAGATCATCGCCCTCTGCTGTTTTCTCAGTCGCGGGCAGCGAGCAGCAGCACCTCAACCCGGATAG
- a CDS encoding tetratricopeptide repeat protein, which yields MKNSGCRGRPDLSALETARADEAAGRLREAVAGVRNWLTTHPGDPEGLALMARLALRLGRAEVARDFAGQTLERDASHREALQISASAFRALGDLAEADRIYDRLLGLDPANPSAWNEKGNIALATDRHEVAVDCFRQALSLIPDHPMITCNLGLALGHAGQHDEATGVLEELTNRPDSPAEAFDHLSAITALRGDMPGAEAVQLAGIERFPDRARSYLLLARLRSTISDRDGAAEAFRQCLRLDPGNREAAFVLSTMGEGETPETPPDEFYAGLFDYYADFFEWHLKEKLGYCGHDLIRTSVEGSLGPGRGLLEILDVGCGTGLCGEAVQPWARAVDGMDFAPKMIRQAKRRGLYRQLEACSALDFLKRTDRRYDLVVAADVFGYIGNPLPLMTAVRSCLRAGGHFCFTAELGDVARFGMGEHIRYVFHPDFLTTAAAETGFDVMSRDQAVMRHDGDEPIRVEVLLLAARD from the coding sequence TTGAAAAATTCTGGCTGTCGCGGGAGGCCGGATCTGTCCGCGCTTGAAACAGCACGTGCAGATGAAGCCGCCGGCCGGTTGCGGGAAGCTGTTGCCGGCGTCCGGAACTGGCTGACCACACATCCCGGAGACCCGGAGGGGCTGGCGCTGATGGCCCGCCTGGCCCTTCGGCTGGGCCGGGCGGAAGTTGCCCGGGATTTCGCCGGGCAGACACTGGAACGGGATGCCAGCCACCGCGAGGCCCTGCAGATATCAGCTTCGGCCTTTCGCGCGCTGGGTGATCTGGCAGAGGCTGACCGGATCTATGATCGACTGCTCGGTCTTGATCCGGCCAATCCTTCCGCCTGGAACGAGAAAGGCAATATTGCGCTGGCGACCGACAGGCATGAGGTTGCCGTTGATTGCTTCAGGCAGGCGCTCAGCCTGATTCCGGATCACCCGATGATCACCTGTAATCTGGGGCTGGCACTGGGCCATGCAGGCCAGCATGACGAGGCGACGGGGGTGCTGGAGGAACTGACAAACCGCCCGGATTCCCCTGCAGAAGCCTTCGACCACCTGTCGGCAATCACGGCGTTGCGCGGTGATATGCCGGGAGCAGAGGCTGTGCAGCTTGCCGGTATTGAACGGTTTCCGGATCGCGCACGCAGTTATCTGCTGCTGGCACGTCTGCGTTCGACCATCAGCGACCGTGACGGGGCGGCAGAGGCGTTCAGGCAATGTCTGCGGCTGGATCCGGGAAACCGGGAAGCGGCGTTCGTGCTGTCGACGATGGGGGAAGGCGAGACACCGGAAACGCCGCCGGATGAATTCTATGCCGGTCTGTTTGATTACTACGCGGATTTTTTTGAGTGGCACCTGAAAGAGAAGCTGGGCTATTGCGGCCATGACCTGATCCGGACTTCGGTCGAAGGGTCACTCGGGCCGGGGCGGGGGCTGCTGGAAATTCTGGATGTCGGTTGCGGGACCGGCCTTTGCGGTGAGGCGGTCCAGCCCTGGGCCCGGGCTGTCGACGGTATGGATTTCGCACCAAAGATGATCCGGCAGGCAAAGCGACGCGGATTATACCGCCAGCTGGAAGCCTGTAGTGCGCTGGATTTTCTGAAGCGGACAGATCGTCGGTATGATCTTGTCGTGGCAGCAGATGTGTTCGGTTATATCGGCAACCCGCTGCCCCTGATGACGGCTGTGCGGTCCTGCCTCAGGGCCGGGGGGCATTTCTGCTTTACGGCGGAGCTTGGCGATGTCGCACGGTTCGGGATGGGAGAGCATATACGCTATGTCTTCCATCCCGATTTCCTGACCACGGCAGCAGCAGAGACCGGGTTTGATGTCATGTCGCGGGATCAGGCCGTGATGCGGCATGACGGCGATGAACCTATCCGGGTTGAGGTGCTGCTGCTCGCTGCCCGCGACTGA
- a CDS encoding aminotransferase class I/II-fold pyridoxal phosphate-dependent enzyme, whose translation MNGLRSNIENLRESGIREVYEAGRNLPGLIPLWFGEPDKPTPAFIGEAASRALAEGKTFYAPNSGVPELREALSAYSRRVYGIDVDAERITVTGSGMQALAISIQMLIAPEDNMVFVTPVWPNIHGLVGIMGGETRDVALDRNQGGFSLDLDRLFSACDDRTRAIFLNSPNNPTGWTMEADEQRALLEFCRRRGIWIVADEVYARLIYDRPHAPSFLEVTDPEDRVLVVNSFSKPWAMTGWRLGWLTRPAHLTGTVEKISEYNIAAPTTFVQWAGITALEKGEPFIAESLARYRAGRDLVHERLNRLEGINCPLPDGAFYHFFSVEGMTDSLAFCKEVMAATAVGLAPGDTFGAGGAGNIRLCFASSTGLLSEAMDRFEKFWLSREAGSVRA comes from the coding sequence CTGAACGGTCTCAGAAGCAATATCGAGAACCTTCGTGAATCCGGTATTCGCGAAGTCTATGAGGCGGGGCGCAATCTGCCCGGACTGATCCCGCTGTGGTTCGGGGAACCGGACAAGCCGACCCCGGCCTTCATCGGTGAGGCCGCCAGCCGGGCGCTGGCAGAAGGCAAGACCTTCTATGCGCCGAATTCCGGTGTCCCGGAACTGCGTGAGGCATTATCGGCCTACAGCAGGCGTGTCTATGGCATTGATGTGGATGCAGAGCGGATCACAGTTACCGGATCCGGCATGCAGGCACTGGCGATTTCCATTCAGATGCTGATTGCACCGGAAGATAACATGGTTTTCGTCACACCGGTCTGGCCGAATATTCACGGGCTGGTCGGCATCATGGGGGGTGAGACGCGGGATGTGGCGCTGGATCGCAATCAGGGCGGGTTTTCACTGGACCTCGACCGGCTGTTCTCGGCCTGTGACGACAGGACACGGGCGATCTTTCTCAATTCACCGAACAACCCGACCGGCTGGACGATGGAAGCGGATGAGCAGCGGGCCCTGCTCGAATTCTGTCGCAGGCGGGGCATCTGGATCGTTGCTGACGAGGTCTATGCCCGGTTGATTTATGATCGGCCACATGCGCCGAGCTTCCTCGAAGTGACGGATCCGGAGGACCGGGTACTGGTGGTGAATTCTTTCTCGAAGCCTTGGGCGATGACCGGCTGGCGGCTGGGCTGGCTGACCCGTCCGGCGCATCTCACGGGGACGGTGGAGAAGATCAGCGAATACAATATTGCCGCACCGACCACCTTTGTGCAGTGGGCCGGGATCACGGCACTGGAAAAAGGCGAGCCGTTCATCGCGGAAAGCCTCGCCCGCTATCGTGCGGGACGTGATCTGGTACATGAACGGCTGAACCGGCTGGAAGGGATCAACTGTCCGCTGCCGGACGGCGCCTTCTATCATTTCTTCTCTGTCGAGGGCATGACGGATTCATTGGCCTTTTGTAAGGAAGTGATGGCGGCAACGGCTGTGGGGCTCGCCCCCGGCGACACCTTCGGGGCAGGGGGCGCCGGCAATATCCGTCTGTGTTTTGCCAGCTCGACCGGGCTGTTATCAGAGGCGATGGACCGGTTTGAAAAATTCTGGCTGTCGCGGGAGGCCGGATCTGTCCGCGCTTGA
- a CDS encoding ArsC family reductase, which translates to MLTIYGLKNCDTCRKARKWMDGKGTDYRFADLRADGFTREDLRRWVETVGWETLLNRRGTTWRGLSDDAKNISDAEAATALMAEHPALMKRPIFDFGSSVIVGFAAAQQAELEQSL; encoded by the coding sequence ATGCTGACGATATACGGCCTTAAAAACTGCGACACCTGCCGCAAGGCGCGCAAATGGATGGACGGCAAAGGCACCGACTACCGGTTTGCCGATCTCCGCGCAGACGGTTTTACACGGGAGGACCTCCGGCGATGGGTGGAAACCGTGGGATGGGAAACGTTGCTGAACCGTCGCGGAACCACATGGCGCGGCCTGAGTGACGATGCCAAAAACATTTCCGATGCTGAGGCTGCGACCGCTCTGATGGCCGAACATCCCGCCCTGATGAAACGCCCGATTTTCGATTTTGGATCATCTGTTATCGTCGGTTTTGCTGCCGCCCAGCAGGCTGAACTGGAGCAGTCCCTGTGA
- a CDS encoding gamma-glutamylcyclotransferase, whose translation MILDRDSISNGLMEELGREAGKQGLFEPLSDAERHAVMERLLAAREPDEAVWVFGYGSLIWNPAFHFLEQRKVEVQGYHRSYCLWTPLGRGTPECPGLTLGLEEGRSVTGVAFRIDETLAREELMIIFRRELISGAYSAKWVDATSPDGDIRTIAFVMNHDYPRYAGKLPEDEIAAILATASGKIGSCREYLENTVSHLDELGIPDPYLHDLLKRVQNTA comes from the coding sequence GTGATTCTGGACCGCGATTCGATCAGCAACGGGCTGATGGAAGAACTGGGACGCGAGGCTGGCAAACAGGGTTTGTTTGAACCTTTGTCCGATGCCGAACGTCATGCGGTCATGGAAAGATTACTCGCCGCACGGGAACCTGACGAAGCAGTCTGGGTCTTCGGCTACGGCTCTCTGATCTGGAATCCGGCCTTTCACTTTCTTGAACAAAGGAAGGTCGAGGTTCAGGGCTATCATCGGTCCTACTGTCTCTGGACCCCGCTCGGTCGCGGCACGCCGGAATGCCCCGGCCTGACGCTGGGACTGGAAGAAGGCCGTTCCGTGACCGGCGTTGCCTTTCGTATCGACGAGACGCTGGCCCGCGAAGAACTGATGATCATTTTCCGACGCGAGCTGATCTCCGGTGCTTACTCGGCAAAATGGGTAGATGCGACCTCTCCCGACGGCGACATCCGCACCATTGCCTTTGTGATGAATCACGACTACCCGCGCTATGCGGGCAAGCTGCCGGAAGACGAAATTGCCGCTATTCTGGCGACGGCCAGCGGCAAGATCGGCAGTTGCCGGGAATATCTGGAAAACACGGTCAGTCATCTCGACGAACTGGGCATTCCCGACCCTTACCTTCATGACCTCCTGAAACGGGTGCAAAACACCGCATGA
- a CDS encoding gamma-glutamylcyclotransferase, which produces MSLTREQIKGGIFDQMRQEAGPKYMAERRSPEEFLQSRIDAMRRRPADAKDVWVFGYGSLMWNPAMLLAEMRPARIYGYHRSYCLKSSFGRGTPEYPGMMLGLKPGGSVLGMALRLSPENMEEELEIVWKREMSSGAYKALWLKTWLEEGPVWSLSFVINPEHPRYICDMSEEEMAERIATAAGRNGTCREYLENTVSWLNDMGQKNSPMHRMLRLVQQRDHAIAKGHDNG; this is translated from the coding sequence ATGAGTCTTACCCGAGAGCAGATCAAAGGCGGCATCTTCGACCAGATGCGCCAGGAAGCCGGGCCGAAATACATGGCCGAACGACGCAGCCCGGAAGAATTTCTCCAGTCCCGCATCGACGCCATGCGGCGACGCCCGGCTGACGCAAAGGATGTCTGGGTTTTCGGCTACGGCTCGCTGATGTGGAACCCGGCGATGTTGCTGGCTGAAATGCGACCGGCCCGAATATACGGCTATCACCGTTCCTATTGCCTGAAATCTTCTTTCGGACGCGGCACCCCGGAATATCCGGGCATGATGCTGGGCCTGAAGCCGGGCGGTTCCGTTCTCGGGATGGCACTCCGGCTGTCACCCGAGAACATGGAAGAGGAACTGGAGATCGTCTGGAAACGGGAAATGTCGAGCGGTGCCTACAAGGCCCTCTGGCTGAAAACCTGGCTTGAGGAAGGCCCTGTCTGGAGCCTGTCATTTGTAATCAACCCGGAACATCCCAGATATATCTGCGACATGTCGGAAGAGGAGATGGCAGAGCGGATCGCAACCGCCGCCGGACGTAACGGCACCTGCCGGGAGTATCTCGAAAACACTGTCAGCTGGCTCAATGACATGGGCCAGAAGAACAGCCCCATGCACCGCATGCTGCGGCTGGTGCAGCAACGGGATCACGCAATAGCGAAAGGACACGACAATGGCTGA
- the msrB gene encoding peptide-methionine (R)-S-oxide reductase MsrB — MADKITKTDAEWQAELTPEQYYVCRKHGTERAFTGPNHDSKEDGIYSCVCCGEPLFDSKTKFDSGTGWPSYWAPLSEESVAEYEDRKLFMKRTEVRCARCDAHLGHVFPDGPQPTGLRYCMNGTAMTLEKRSKD; from the coding sequence ATGGCTGACAAGATCACCAAGACCGACGCTGAATGGCAGGCTGAACTGACTCCGGAACAATATTATGTCTGCCGCAAGCATGGGACAGAACGCGCTTTCACCGGCCCCAACCATGACAGCAAGGAAGATGGTATTTACAGCTGCGTCTGCTGTGGTGAACCGCTGTTCGATTCAAAAACCAAGTTCGATTCCGGCACCGGCTGGCCAAGCTACTGGGCACCGCTGAGTGAAGAGTCCGTTGCCGAATATGAAGATCGCAAGCTGTTCATGAAACGCACGGAAGTACGCTGCGCCCGCTGCGACGCACATCTCGGCCATGTCTTCCCGGACGGCCCGCAGCCAACCGGCCTGCGCTACTGCATGAACGGCACCGCCATGACGCTGGAAAAGCGCAGCAAGGATTAG
- a CDS encoding DUF3012 domain-containing protein: MTSLKLLTVLATLGFLAACSPEVGSPEWCAEMKEQPKGDWTANQIADFAKHCVL; this comes from the coding sequence ATGACTTCGCTGAAACTGCTGACTGTCCTGGCAACCCTTGGTTTCCTTGCCGCCTGCAGCCCGGAAGTGGGCAGCCCCGAATGGTGTGCCGAGATGAAAGAACAGCCAAAGGGCGACTGGACCGCCAATCAGATCGCCGACTTCGCCAAGCACTGCGTCCTGTAA